Genomic window (Athene noctua chromosome 20, bAthNoc1.hap1.1, whole genome shotgun sequence):
TTTGGGAAAAGCATTCCCCAAGTGGCGAGGACACGTGCAGATCCCAGATCTGTGGGTCTTTGAGACCACCTGTGTGACAGAGTGCTGCATCCAAGTGGGCTCAGAGTCCAAACCGCCCACATCTGCTGGTGCTGGGATGTTAAAGCCCCTTCTCGGGGCAATGCTGGGgctggccctggggctgggggcacaGCAGCATCCCAGATGCCCGTGTCACGCCCGATGTCTCTCCTGGCACAGGGCGAACATCCATTCCCAGCTTGGAGAAAGAAATCGATTTTCTGGCAGATGTGCTGGCCAGACAAGAGGCTCTTCACCCCCACCCTCTGCAGGATGTCAAACCCAGGAGTAAGTGCCTGCTCCCTCACTCCCACCACTCCCTGCAGCGGTGCTGGCAACCCCACGGCAGCCAGACCCTGCACCCCAGGTTGGTTTGCCCTCCAGAACTGCCTGGGCACTGCTCTGCTcacagctctgccttctcctgcaGCCACTCCAGTCCCCACTGGCAGCAGACAGCACGTGGCCGGCGGGCTGAGAGAGGGGCTTCTGCAGCGGGATCCCGCTGGCAGCGAGGCAGCTGCCACCCTCCCTACCTCCACCACCTCTGCAGTCCAGAAGTACCCAGTGGAGGCATCCCCCGTCCCTTCAAATGATGACATGGTGCTTGGTGAGACACGGGACAGGAagctcatggcagggggtttcACTTCCTGGCCAGGGAAGCATGGGCTGGTGGCACTGTGCCACTGGGCTCACCCactgtccctctgtgtcccctccgCCTCTGTAGGGCTGATCATGGTGTGCACAGTGGCTGGGATCTCGGCGCTGATCATGGCTGCAGTCTGCTGGTGCAGGtgagctgggggctgctgctgccagccagtCTTTCAGTGTCCTTGTGCCCAGGGGAGCTCGTTCCTGTGCTGCCCAGGCGTGGTGGGGAAGGTTTGGAGGAGAGGCAATAGCTGCCCCTGCCAGTCCTCCTGCAGGTGTGGCATCTGCTGGTGGGGGCTGGAGGACAGTGGTAGGGACACCCCCGTGCCAGGCACAGGGAACGGGTGGCGCCTGGTTTGGGCATCGCTGTGGCGCTGGGTGCTGACACTCTCTGCGTGTTGGTGCTTCGTGCCCAGGCCCTGCGGGATGGaggtggctgtgcctggggtGCCACCTGTCAGGGGTGTCCTTTCGGGGAACAGGGATGTGGGTGGGAGAACTGAGCCCCCCTGGGGTCACTGTCTCCCGTATGGAGTCATCTGCTCCTGTTCACCGCGCTGCTCTCCCCTGGCAGGCTGCAGAAGGAGGTCAGGCTGGCGCAGAAAGCAGACTACTCGACACAGCGAGCAGCCAGCCCTCTGCCCTATAATAAGATCTCGGTAAGGCACCCATGTCCCTCCTTGTAGGGCATTTGGTCTGCGCTCTGCTTGAGGGGCACCCCCCACAGCGGGGGGCACCCACCACAGTGGGGGACACCCGCCAGCCAGGCTGGCGGCCCTGCAGAGCCCGGCCTCCACGCCTGTCCTTGCTCtctctgcagcccagggacaAGACTCTGGCCCAGAGCGCCCAGATGTACCACTACCAGCACCAAAAGCAGCAGATGCTCTCCATGGAGAAGTAAGCAGCCCCAGGAGCAGACAGCAGACCCAGTCTGTGGTCCACGCCCTCACATTAACTGGGGTGCCGTCCCCCTGGGCTTCACCCCCTCACTGCATCCTTTCCCCCCAGGCATAAAGAGGAGCCCAAGCTGCCAGACTCAACGTCATCTGACGAGGAGAATGAGGATGGAGACTTCACCGTGTATGAGTGCCCTGGGCTGGCTCCGGTACGGCGGGCGCAGGGCGGCTGGGGGGAACCCTGTGTGTGCGGGGTGGGATCTGACACATGACTGGGATGTGCAGTTCCTCGCGAGGAGCCTTTTCAACACATCCTTCATGAAACCCTGAGATGCTGCAAACCCCTCTGCTTCCCCCATGTGCCCTGGCCAGGTCCCACTGCAGCCTCCAGTGGGCAGGAGTGGGTGCCCTGGCACGGATGCCCCAGCACGGGGCTTTCTCCTGGGGAGCCCTGCCCCGTGGCCGCGGGAGGAGAGAGCCGGAGCAGCTAAGGCTGACCCAACCTGCCGTCCCTGTGGTGCCAGGGACATGGTCACCCCGGGCTCCTGGGCACTGGGACAGGGGGCCTCATCCTGGTGCCTCTGCAGCACCCGGGCACCTGTGACCTTTCAAAGCCGGGGGGGGGACGACTTTTTCTGGCTGGCAGGGGACCCCAGGGAAAGGCAGCGCCTAACAACTGGGTACAAAGAGCACAAAGAGACCTGAAAAGAGCCTTTCACATGGTAATGGCTGCGGAGCCCGGCCATCAGGGCCCAGATTAAGGGTCATCATTAGGTCTTTACAGGCCCATTAAAGGGCACTTGatggcaggcaggcagtctggGCAAGGAACCCCATTCCTACCAGCCAGGCTTGGGGTCCCATCCTGGGGTCCCCAGCTACTCTGTGGGGTCCCATCCCACCCGGGACCGTGGGTTTTACACATCATCACACCATCCCAGGCTCCCCAGCCACTCCTGACAGTGAGGCAGCGCCTTTCCAGGGGTGGTGGCTGGGTCCTGGTGTGTCACCCCATCCCAGCCCTCAAGGTCcccccatcctccctcctcccGGCTGGGCTGGGGTTCAGACTCAAACCCCCTTGGACAGGGTGGCTTAACCCCTGCTGGTTTCTGACATcctgccttttccttccccctgTCCTGCTCCGTCCGCCGCCGGCGCAGACTGGAGAAATGGAAGTGAGGAACCCGCTGTTTGACGACTCCTCCTTACACCCCTCCAACCCCAAGTCGCACCAGTAACacccctcctctcctccacccaagCTCGCTATGGACTCTGTACCCAACACCGGAGGGGCACCCGCAGCTGGGCCAAGAGATGCGGACCCCGCTCTGCCAGACTGTTTGACGCCTGCCCAATAAACACCCACTAACAGCTATGGGAGGGGGGGGATCACCCCCGTATTCAGCGTCCTTGTCCTCTTTGCTGCTGTGATTGCGTCCCTGCCTTGCCCTTCGCTCTCTGCTCTTGGGGACATGCCAGCCCTGTGGGGGAGGCCGCCGCTGTCGTGGCACAAACGGGGGCCGCAGCACTGACTCTTTGCATTGGGCTtggaggaggaggctgtgggcCGGGCTGCAGCTGGGAAAGGGCTGGAGAGGGGATCGgagagcaggagaggggctggggaggtcCAGGCATGCTCGTGCCTGCAGGGGAAGACATCAGGACTGCCAGCCTGTCCAGAGCCCCTCTGCCAGGGATGGAGATTCCTCGGAGCAGGTGGCATCGCTGAAGGCTCTGGTGCCTGgtctgccccccctccccagcccaggcagcccCTGGCATCAGGGTCCCGCTCTGGGAGCCAAGGGCGGGCGCAGGAGCAGGCTCGGGCAGATGCTGGCATCACTCCCAACGTTGCACCATCATATGTGCCGTGCCCAAGCAGGAGCAGAGGCTCTGCCTTGGCTCGCTGCACTGGCTCCATCCCCTTCTAGGGGTGCTCCTCCCCAGAGGCCCCGGGATGCAGACAGTCCCACTGCTACTGTGGCCTGGACCCCGTGCCAGGCTGTGCCGGCAGAAGCAGAGGATTTCCTCATGGCAGCCCTGGGTGCCAGCTGGGCTCTCACCCTGGGCCTCCATGAGATGAAAGCTCAGAAAAAGGGTTCAGAGTTTTGGTTTTAAGCCTGTGTGGCCATAGGCAAGGAAGGACTAAGACTGGCAGGTGTTTGGGCGGCTGGGAGGGGTAGCCAAGACACGGTGgctttgctgtgctgcttctctgccCCACAGAGCCTTTTGCAGcatccctgcagagcctggcacACTCCCTGGGCATCCCTCCGTGGCAGGGGAcagcctctgctgctccatcccaGGGCACCTCCCAGGTTCCAGAGACCCCTTGCACCCCTCCACTGCCCATGGCTGCATCCAGGCTCACCAGCCTCCACCAACACATTCTTGCTCAGAGCCCAGCACCGTTCCTCAGCACCTCCCTGTGCGTTGGCCATGACCAGCGTAAGGCCCGGGATGGGTTTTGGGTTTTTACTCACAGATGTGGCTTCATGGCCAGACCCTGCTGTGGCCTGTCACAGCCACAGGTGACATGTCGCATGCTGGTGGTGCCTTGCACAGGGGTggccccttgcacacacaggAGCTGTTGCATGCACAGGAGCCATTGCACGCTCAGGAGCCATTGCACGTGCAGGCAGGcacgggcagggcaggcagcagagtTCTGTGCTGGGGAGTGGTGGTATGGGACTGTCCCCAGTGGGGTTGCTGGCAGAGGCCATCACTGCACAGATCCTTTCCCCGTGCCCTGCTCCCTACCCGTGGGCTGCTGCCCTTTACCCTGTGCCCCTTGTTGTATGGACTGTAGTTCTTTTAAAAGGAGATTTTATTAAATGACCATGTTTGAGACCTATGCGAGTGTGTGGTGTGGGGCCAGCTCCCCGCTGCGGGGCCCTCAGCTTGAGTGCTCCTGTCAGGAGCAGGGTGGgatgtggggacagggagggaggatGCTGCCGGTCCCCCATCCCAAAACCTTCACCAGGTAATAACCAGAGCAGCCACCTTGCTCCTGCAGCTGGAGTAGACTCCAAACTCTTCCCAAGGGTTTTATCTGACCAGGCAACAACCagtttattttcttgcttctcAGTGTTTGCCAGGAGAGGCCTTCCCAGTGAAGGGTTGGGTGGGAGCCCCcggctgtgcctgcctgcacccagccctgcagcacccagcgCCCACCCGCCCCCATCACCCCTTGCCCCCGGGGACGGGCCCTTCACACCTTGGTGGGGCCGGCAGATAAGGGCTATCATGTCCCCCCATTGTGtggagcctgagctgctcccggCCCTTTGATCACACCAGCCCCCCATCAGGCTGATACAATCTCATCTCCTCCTGGTTTCGGCAGCCTGGAGGGTGGGTGCTGACTCACCACCAAAGCGCCCGGGCACCATCAGGGATGCTTTGTTCAGTCCCACTCATGGGTGCTCTCGGGTCTCCAGCGGCAGCCCCCGGTGGGCAGTATTCAAATCACCCAAGACCGCCTAAAGGCTCATCGCTGGGGAAACCCAGCCTTGCACCTCCCTCTCTGAGGTGTGCAAATTGGTCCTTCCTTTGCTCTCGGAGCCCAGCAGCCTCTCAAAGAACACCTAAGCTTTTTGGGAAGCTCTAGCGTTGAATGAAACCTGTCTGCTCCTCCCAGGAAGACCTCCTTGCTCAGGGCCCCCCTAGGAAGTCACATCCCCACCACATGCCTGGGCACAGAAGAGTCATTTGTCCTGGGACATCATGTCTGTGCCACAGACATCCCAGGACAGCCCAGGGTAGGGTGCAGGTCTGTGCTCAGCCCCAGCCTGaccatgcctcagtttctccagctGTAAACAGCAGGGAGGACCGGCTGATGTGTCCAGGCACTGTGGTGATGTGAATGCTACCCAAATTATACCCCAGGCTCTGTAATGCAGAGGCCTTTCTAATGAGGGCACAGAATTGGACCTCCAGGACTGGACCAAATAATCTCAGCTGGGTTTGGAAGCAACAACCCTCCATCCTGTCCACTCAGGCTAGCTTCAGCCAAGCAACCCATGGTGCCATGGAGGAGCTTTGGTGTTTCTCCCTGGGATGGGACTTCTGAAGCTGAACCCACTGCCCAGCCCTCTTCAGACAGACCCGAGGTGAAGACTGCGGCTGGCTCCTGACCATGGGACCCCAACCTACCTTGTGCAGGCCTGTAGCCCACCCTGGTGTGTGTTTGCCTTAGACATGCAACTCAAGGAGGATCCAGCACAGCCCTGACAGCTTCTCCATCACCTGGCCCAGGAGACAGGGTGGGCTGACTGAATAAAACATCATCTGCGGTCATACACTCTCTTAAAATCTTGTCTCTGGGCCAAACCCACACCAAACGAGCACACAGCAAAGGGAGTACAAGCATATGCTCATCTCAGAGCTGGGGAGGACAGATGCACTTCTTTCTGCTCCCCTCTTCCTAGCACAGTCCCACCTACTCCTGGCTGCATCACAGATCACAAAGCCGGGCCCCAGCCTGGAGCATGAGTTGGTTCCAACCATGGGGGTGATGGCGGGACACATGTTTCCTCTTCCCGGAGCAGGCAGGAGGCTCTGC
Coding sequences:
- the NPDC1 gene encoding neural proliferation differentiation and control protein 1 — translated: MVAARGAAARRGALLLLLAALGACRLRLARAAASCPRSLDCALQRRQFCPPGSGACGPCLPAFQEDDHGRCIQKQLSPSGRTSIPSLEKEIDFLADVLARQEALHPHPLQDVKPRTTPVPTGSRQHVAGGLREGLLQRDPAGSEAAATLPTSTTSAVQKYPVEASPVPSNDDMVLGLIMVCTVAGISALIMAAVCWCRLQKEVRLAQKADYSTQRAASPLPYNKISPRDKTLAQSAQMYHYQHQKQQMLSMEKHKEEPKLPDSTSSDEENEDGDFTVYECPGLAPTGEMEVRNPLFDDSSLHPSNPKSHQ